A genomic stretch from Mya arenaria isolate MELC-2E11 chromosome 10, ASM2691426v1 includes:
- the LOC128206106 gene encoding uncharacterized protein LOC128206106 isoform X1, with protein MQTSCCQIIGLILLVNTNLALIISFATPYWIEYNPLAFVRHNRGLWGHCSRNDCHWSFFGDDRYGFDYPAWFKATQGLMSVALALGLIALLVATLSLCCTCHSCNPHHPICGFLIIASVSIAVAIVVFGIKAKKEWGIDFQMELMSSGRFGWSFWTAVGAAASALLTSTIYCCMDRKRLYRAV; from the exons ATGCAGACGAGCTGTTGTCAGATCATCGGATTGATCTTGCTGGTCAACACTAACCTCGCCCTGATCATCAGTTTTGCAACACCTTACTGGATCGAGTACAACCCCCTGGCATTTGTCCGCCATAACAGGGGACTCTGGGGCCACTGTAGCCGCAATGACTGCCATTGGTCCTTCTTTGGGGATGACAGATATGGCTTCGATTACCCAG cATGGTTCAAAGCGACGCAGGGCTTGATGTCAGTGGCCCTGGCTCTTGGACTTATTGCTCTCCTGGTGGCCACCCTTTCCCTGTGCTGTACGTGCCACAGCTGTAACCCTCACCATCCAATCTGTGGATTCCTCATCATCGCAT CTGTGTCTATAGCGGTAGCCATCGTGGTTTTCGGGATTAAGGCGAAGAAAGAATGGGGCATCGACTTCCAGATGGAACTTATGTCTAGCGGCCGCTTTGGGTGGTCATTTTGGACGGCAGTAGGTGCCGCGGCCAGCGCCCTGCTGACTTCTACCATCTACTGTTGTATGGACAGAAAGAGACTTTATAGAGCAGTTTAA
- the LOC128206106 gene encoding uncharacterized protein LOC128206106 isoform X2: MALLELFAFSLVAIIETALFISFVTPYWLEFESKEGKGHLNMGLLAYCEQNTCTWILDDVRISRIFPAWFKATQGLMSVALALGLIALLVATLSLCCTCHSCNPHHPICGFLIIASVSIAVAIVVFGIKAKKEWGIDFQMELMSSGRFGWSFWTAVGAAASALLTSTIYCCMDRKRLYRAV, encoded by the exons ATGGCGCTTCTTGAGCTATTTGCTTTCTCATTGGTTGCGATTATTGAGACGGCTCTATTTATCAGTTTTGTGACACCTTATTGGCTAGAATTTGAATCAAAAGAGGGAAAAGGACATTTGAACATGGGCTTATTAGCATATTGTGAACAGAACACGTGCACGTGGATTCTTGATGACGTCAGGATCAGCAGGATATTTCCAG cATGGTTCAAAGCGACGCAGGGCTTGATGTCAGTGGCCCTGGCTCTTGGACTTATTGCTCTCCTGGTGGCCACCCTTTCCCTGTGCTGTACGTGCCACAGCTGTAACCCTCACCATCCAATCTGTGGATTCCTCATCATCGCAT CTGTGTCTATAGCGGTAGCCATCGTGGTTTTCGGGATTAAGGCGAAGAAAGAATGGGGCATCGACTTCCAGATGGAACTTATGTCTAGCGGCCGCTTTGGGTGGTCATTTTGGACGGCAGTAGGTGCCGCGGCCAGCGCCCTGCTGACTTCTACCATCTACTGTTGTATGGACAGAAAGAGACTTTATAGAGCAGTTTAA
- the LOC128206106 gene encoding transmembrane protein 47-like isoform X3, whose amino-acid sequence MSLLENLGFICLVITVATMFISFVTPYWVVDDGDYIMKPVHKGLLANCEEDMCTWIFKDERISREFPAWFKATQGLMSVALALGLIALLVATLSLCCTCHSCNPHHPICGFLIIASVSIAVAIVVFGIKAKKEWGIDFQMELMSSGRFGWSFWTAVGAAASALLTSTIYCCMDRKRLYRAV is encoded by the exons ATGTCTCTTTTGGAAAACCTTGGATTTATATGTCTTGTTATTACTGTGGCGACCATGTTTATCAGTTTTGTGACGCCATATTGGGTAGTGGATGATGGTGATTATATCATGAAACCGGTGCACAAAGGTTTGTTAGCGAATTGTGAGGAGGACATGTGTACTTGGATTTTTAAGGATGAAAGGATTAGCAGAGAGTTTCCAG cATGGTTCAAAGCGACGCAGGGCTTGATGTCAGTGGCCCTGGCTCTTGGACTTATTGCTCTCCTGGTGGCCACCCTTTCCCTGTGCTGTACGTGCCACAGCTGTAACCCTCACCATCCAATCTGTGGATTCCTCATCATCGCAT CTGTGTCTATAGCGGTAGCCATCGTGGTTTTCGGGATTAAGGCGAAGAAAGAATGGGGCATCGACTTCCAGATGGAACTTATGTCTAGCGGCCGCTTTGGGTGGTCATTTTGGACGGCAGTAGGTGCCGCGGCCAGCGCCCTGCTGACTTCTACCATCTACTGTTGTATGGACAGAAAGAGACTTTATAGAGCAGTTTAA